The window TACCAACAAATTCTTTAAGCGCATGAAGGTCGCCGGCCGTTGCCAATTCTGCTAATTTGTGATTTAATGGAAATTTGAAGTTAATCTACTCACCAATAAAACTTGTTGCATTTCAGCCAATTGGACATCTTCATTAAGTAGATCTTGCAAAAATGTCTGAAAAGCTGGCAGTTTGGCTAATAGATTTGTCGACTTGGACCAGTTTTCAtctgaaattttgttgttatattattttattttggttaatGTTAATTTTGTTATCTTACCTATGGCTTTTAACAACAATAAGCTGggcaattgttgttttttataattCATGCGCCAAATTTTAAGGCAATCATCTCCACCCGAACTCAATAGACAACTAATACAGCCTTCGATCTCATTGGAATATTTGTGAGAATTGTTTGACGTGGTAATTTCACGTAGAAgagttaaaaatatatttgcatgCTTCACACCGCTTGATATATATCTttgctgaaaaaaaaaaacaaaaaattaacatgTAATGATAAAAAGTCCACTTGCTAAACTTACCAACAATTGTCCAGCGCTTCGTTTTAAACTTTTCATCAGTTCATTGGATAAGCTGGGATAATTTGTATTGAGGGCATTATAAGTAAGGAAAAATTCTTGTTGATTTAAAGAAAGAGTGTTCTCTGTTTTCCGCCTCGTTGAGGCATCCAATATCTTTTCCATATAATCGACCACATATTTTGTGTAATTCCTCATTTTTAAATTCGGCAACATTAGGTTCTGCCAAATCTTAACACCTTCGTTGAGGGATGTATATCCACCTTGACCAATGGCCCAGAGAATACTTAAACAAATGTTACTTCTATTTTGATAGGAATTACGTAATAGAGCCGTCTTGGCCATATTTACGGAGCAGATACTAGGATATGATTGTCCAATCAATTGAAGCATGAATTTATAACCAACGACAGTTTGGCTATTATTTAAATCCGTGGCCATGGTATCCAAAAGACTGTAGAAAAAATACTCCAAATTTGTGACGCTCATACTTTGAATGAATTCCAATATAGTTGCCTTTAACGGGACACTAGCCAGATTTGTGGGATATTTGAATGAACGACCCGAAAACGTCGGGTCACAGTCATAGGCCAGGGCTCCATTTAGATACAAAGCCATCTGAAAAGGTGCACAATAATTACAATAACTCTTTACATTTACTTATCCTATTTCAACTGCTTACATGACTTAACCAGCGTATTTCCGATCCGGGACAGGATAGTTTAACCTGTTCCAACTGAGCTAGAAAATCATCAGGAGTTATATGCAACAAAGCCTGTTCTAATGTCTTGGGTTTCGCCGATTGTGGTTGTTTTTGAGTTTGCTTTTTGACTGACTCCGTACCACCATTGCCATTGCTGTTGCCATTTCCGTTTCCCCCTCCAACAGTTGCAGATGATTTCGTGGCATTTTTCTTGCCCAAGGATGAGTAACTGACCCCAGAACTTGATTTTGCCGGTGAATGAGATTTAATGTTGTTatagttattgttgttgccaaaCAAATCGCGATACTGCTGCGATGGCACTGCATTGAAATAAATTGCTCAGCTTAATCTGCATAATACATGActtctttaaatttaattactcACACAACTCTTCCAATTTGGGTACTTGAGCTGCAATACGTTTCTGTTCCGTATGGGCACTTACTTTTTTCTCCAAATTCTTTTGCTTACGAGATTTTTGAACTACCTCCCATTGATTCGATGCAGAGGGCATTTTTAGTTGaataaattgtaattaaaCGAAATAATAAGTTAATTGAATGCAAGAAAATGCAAGTTGCCGGCTGTCAGAAAATGCAACAAGCAAAATTTTATCAGTGTT is drawn from Drosophila willistoni isolate 14030-0811.24 chromosome 2R unlocalized genomic scaffold, UCI_dwil_1.1 Seg167, whole genome shotgun sequence and contains these coding sequences:
- the LOC6651752 gene encoding transmembrane protein 214 isoform X1 is translated as MPSASNQWEVVQKSRKQKNLEKKVSAHTEQKRIAAQVPKLEELLPSQQYRDLFGNNNNYNNIKSHSPAKSSSGVSYSSLGKKNATKSSATVGGGNGNGNSNGNGGTESVKKQTQKQPQSAKPKTLEQALLHITPDDFLAQLEQVKLSCPGSEIRWLSHMALYLNGALAYDCDPTFSGRSFKYPTNLASVPLKATILEFIQSMSVTNLEYFFYSLLDTMATDLNNSQTVVGYKFMLQLIGQSYPSICSVNMAKTALLRNSYQNRSNICLSILWAIGQGGYTSLNEGVKIWQNLMLPNLKMRNYTKYVVDYMEKILDASTRRKTENTLSLNQQEFFLTYNALNTNYPSLSNELMKSLKRSAGQLLQRYISSGVKHANIFLTLLREITTSNNSHKYSNEIEGCISCLLSSGGDDCLKIWRMNYKKQQLPSLLLLKAIDENWSKSTNLLAKLPAFQTFLQDLLNEDVQLAEMQQVLLSVQEKSSAQQKKNKQNAAAQKKKCGCCKWVFGSIFLLALIAGSLCYDTQVNGKGVFEKSATGKILKNAGVLPHVEKGWYVTMSALARGYKWGEEHVPPYANPAIKVTSDLWKLARNGACTSYESGKTYFNAKWPEVAKFVDQYVPNLSNKLEAFAAGARDLAVNGYEKSSSLIKEKVLVGRFSPENLNQAFNQTRNIALDYYNQLHKKIDAYAKLK